The segment agttctTGTATCACTATTGTGTACTGTGTGAAAGATCTTGTACATGGATCAACTGTTTCCATTATTAGTTCTTTATATTTGCCTTATTAATGTTCACACGTTTGTTATGGTCTAGATATATTAGAACTATCATTCATTTTGtgtataaaatttatttttttttaacctttctCTGAAATGCTGATGTTAAACCACGTTTGTTTTTTCTCAAGGATATATTAAAGTTATCACTGAAACAAGTCTAGTAGTTCTTTTCAAATTGGATGTTTGCAAGTTTTTGAAATTGTAATTGTGTTGTGCCataatgaataaataagttATATTGAACTTGTATAAAGTTGTTCATTCATTCATTGATAGAGAGATCAAGTGTGAAACAAAGATATATCAGGACTTTAATAAAGtgatcaaatataaatatatattggtTTGATTTTGTTCCAAGGAGGAAGATGATTTATAACATCtgctaatgattttaaaaaaaaaatctcttgcaTTGTCATAGCAAAAGAATGATAGCAAAATAGTTACAACACAAAATTCTTAATAATAGGTGCCTGTTAATAAACTAAAcagcaaaaaaatacattaatttcattttgtaacaAGGAGGAAGATGATTTATACATCTGctgcagataaaaaaaatgtcttacttAGTCACTATGAGCAAAAGAATATTTCATATAATATCAATTTTAGTACAATTAGGGCAGAAGTTCTTACCATTGGAAAGGTGGCTGTGGTTTGAAAAGATACttaagtttattaaattaaaatcaatCAACATTATTCATGTACATAAGAAAACGAGTCCACCTTGCCCTTGGCTCAATGCCTAGCCCTGCATTGGATAAACTTGGGTGCTGATTATAAAATATGATTTGCAGGATTAATGGACAAAGTGACGGATGTAATGATAATAGCACAAATGCAATATTCAAGACAACTGCTTACATTGAGGTACACAAATAGAACAAAATTGTAACTATACAAGCTGTAGTTGAAAACTACTACAGGTACTGAATTTGATACACACATAGAGTTGAACAGGAATTGATATGTATGTACACATTTGTATAGGCTGGATCATGAaaatgtacacttttttttattaatcatgatgcattttgtataaaaatagctattatgaccatttttgtttcatgcatgaaagacattttaaaaataatttcaatgaaATACTTCAAACTCAATATTACTTaacagtataatatatagattGTGTACTTACTGCACTGAACATCAAAACATCATTGCATAATTGTTTGTCCCTCATAAACTTATCACTATCATTTGAATACTAGACCCATGAAGTAAGTAGCATGTATAgtttcaataacaaaatagCCCAGGTATACAGATGGGTTTCTAACAAGAAAATTCATAAATATGAACTGACACATAAGCTTTACACAAATTGTTTCCATAATCTACCCAATCCTCTTGTTGTCCTTCAGTCAAATGATTGTAAAAATTTGTCAGAGCTCTTTCCACTAGtacaaaatacaaatgtatcatttttaaagcaatattaaaaaaaactgctaagTTAGTAACAATGTTATATAGCATTGTAATGTTTACAATTATAATACTTAGGTAAGAGTGCTTTCagcataaataaaatattttttgtttactgtaCAAAAACCTAGTGCTGGAAGTTACAACATCCAATGTATTTAGTCAGgagagaaacaacaacaaaatacaattctCAGAGTAAAATACCATTCCAAGTGCAAGCAACTATAACCTGATCTTACTTATAACTTACAATGGTCAAAGCAGTTTCCTGAGTGATTGAGTCATGGAGGTCATATAATATGATACACATTTACTTTGAAGCCCTATGGACGGCTGCCAACATTATTGCAACAAATTGTAACAAtgaatattctttttctttctaattaATGTGTTCTATAAGTGTCTAGTTTTCTTAAATAGGATTGTGTTGTTTTAAGTGCTAAGGATTATGTTATGTTTAGTAATGTGGGATTTagttatgtttaatttttttaatttaatatcctCATGATTTagtcacatattttttttcttgtatttgttttttcattcaCTTCTTGAGAATACTCCATCATATTACTGGTAGAAGAAGACATCTTTTGTTAGCATGGATGTTATACATGGAATCTGTTTCTTATTATTCATGTGTTCTTTATTGGCGTTGGACTGGAAATCATAGGCTACTTTTTTATTGACTCTGGTCATCATGGTTAGGAGATCCATGGTTTTCCAATTGGTTTTAATGACGTCATAGACAGCTTGTATGAACCATGAACCTCTGGTTGAATTTCTCCAGGCAAAATACCCTGCGAACATTCAGAACAAAGTATactcaataaatatataaatataaaattatattgcaacaaatctcactatccaggctctctgcaccATACActaccaacttaaagaacttgacaactcagggctccaaagtaatgtaacactttaatgttctaTAAATTACAGTCAATACTGTactattggcaacacgtaacacaggctgtacaaatatttctctgTAAACAACCGTActgccgtatcaactcttgcactggcctctctgtCTCGTTCTGGGCTTgtactgggttcaacagttcaggattgacttcacacactgggctcaTTGTGTCGGACTTGATCGCAGACCAAGACACTGTTCGTCTTGATTGTACTTGACAGTATTCCACACTGAAACGTCGAATGCTCTGTACAGAACCACGCTGCTGAACcacactgaactgtgctgtagttgaCCGGACTGTATTGAACTGGGCTATAGCAAACCGTCTTGACTGTGACACCTCCggtctttatatagggtccctgctggccttatAGAGCCAGACAGAACGTCACTTGACCATTCTGGTTGATCAGATGACATTTCGCATGATGATCCTGAGCTCTATTCACAACACCTATCCTTCCCAAACTGTCTTGGCTGACCATCATAACtcatcacggttgaccgctcgtctagcgctggcctgagGCAATTTGCGTCGACTGACTACACacataccactacccccatctgcgTCACAACCAGGTTTattacattataataaataaattatgtcatcTGAGATTTCAAAAAGGAAATGTCACTATGTAACTCTTTAGGCTGTATAAGGTTGTTAATACTGGAACTGGAAGTGATAGTAGGGCCACCATCCCTCTATATACGTCTAATTGCATGTGTCTCAGGGTCTCAGACAGCCAGTCTACATGTGgatcagacagacaggcagaatgaaaggaaaaagaaaactcAGAATACAAAAAAACCTTTCATGCTAAAAAAGATAAATCAgtagttggtcgttgtactggccacgtgacaccctcattaaccatgagccacagaaacagataacctttacatcatttaccCCAGAGATTgctaagtctgaaagggaactttacttacaacAATTTTTAGAGTACTGGAAACTTTATGTGGTtatcaaaaataataaacagcAAACTTCCGTCATTACTATTTCATCTTCCTTcatacaaaatgtacatttaaattttgattACCCACAATCAAATCCAATACATGACCTGTAAAAATGAATGCCCACACTGCCAGGATCCTCATTTTTGACTGCTTGAGTATAGCCAGTATGAACATGTAATTATCAGTTACAAGATAGACAGTCAGTATACTACTATTAAAAAACACAAAGTGCCCATTAAatcttgttttgaaaaaaatatttttatgtgtaTGAGGGGCTAAAATTCATTGAAGACTTTAAAGTACTGGCTCATAATTTGTATAGTCCCATCAGACTTCCATTTATTTGTTCCTCTCAAAGAGGCATTAAAGGGCTGTAGATTTACCGCAGATGAAGCAGTGAAAGAAGCAGTGTATTCCTGGCTCACAACTCAACCACAACCCTTCCTTTATCAGAGCTTCACAAAACTTGTGCAATGTTTGACCAAGTGAATTGAAAAGCAAGGGgactatgttaaaaaaaatgtacatttcctaTTTTTGTTACAATAAAACTGTCAACCACATTGCAGATCCTAGATGACTTACCCTTGTATAGAATGAGTACATTTAGTGTTTTAGAGAAAAGAAAGCATGCCTTAGGATGATCAAAAGTAGTTGTtgctataaatataaacatttgcaTATTTCACACTTTTCTTTGAACACTATATACTTCAGACAAGATTTTAAATActtgttttaaaatggttttacaatttcttgaacatatttaatttctaaaacaaaaggGTTTCATCTCAAAAGCTCACACTTAGGATAGTGCTTTGATTTTCCAAGATCTAAACATGACAAATACACTGCACAAaactaagagaaaaaaaaaagtggggggaTGATTGCTAAGTACAAATACATAGgtaacacattttatttttcatttagttttgtgtgtgtgtgtgtggggggggggggggggggtgacaaaGTGGGGTTAACATTCtacattctaataaaaaaacaacaacattaccTGGCACCACAGAATAAGCCATTAAAAAATCTGCTTCTGTTGGAATTCTTCTGACCTCTTCTTCCATCTCTATTTCCATGCCATCTGGTACCTCTACACCTGGGTCTAGTTCTGTACCTCGACATGCCTGGCAATGAGATTGAACATTAATATAGTGTTGTTTCTAACATGCTGACCCAGCTGGTGGACAGAAAGTAATTGGCAATGTTTCTAAATAATAAAGTCAGTTTAGTTTTGTTACATGCTACTACATATAAAGCATAtgaaactgttttttttataggaacatgggtggtgatggtggtgggtttattaaaaacacaatatttgttggttataaaaaaaaagctaatagtTACATTTAAATGAGCATTTAGGTCTACAACTTCAGgtctaatttttaaacataaagaaaaaatagttgttttgaaaaaatggaCTTTCATTTCAATGCCAGaatcaacagaaaaaaaaaaggttatcctTATCTGACAGACTGAAATGAAAGTTTCAAAATGTTAGTTTGAAATAGCttcttaactttttatttcaattgaacaaatatatcaacaggcacatttttttcttttgccttTTAATTTTTAGGTAAGTTTTAATGTTCTGGTTTCATAATATAAGGCAAAGATCCCATCAAACTAAAAAGAAACATAACACCACAGAATAGTGTgacaataacaatattttttttaattttctcattttCTAACTTCTTTTTTCATCAACatgatttgtacaaatatttctcatCCTCATCACCGCCTAACAACTAATCTTCACACCAAGCTTGAAACACTATAAAAACTGTAAGAGTTTCAGTAAGATGACTTACACCTAGGAGATATCATTTGGTGCATTGAGGTAACATATCTTAAGTCTTTAGTGTAAAGTAAATGAGAGTTTCAGTTAGATGACACACCCAGAAGACATTGTTTTGGTGCATTGAGAGAGCATTCTTAAGTCTTTAGTGTAAAGTAAATGAGAGTTTCAGTTAGATGACATACAACCAGGAGACATCATTAGGTGCATTGAGGTAACATTCTTAAGTCTTTAGTGTAAAGTAAAGGCTCTCAGAGAGTGCGTTGTGTTATAGTCTCTTAAATTTATCCTCCATTCCtttaatattttcttatctGACCAAGTTCTAAAGAGCACTAGGTGTTGTGTTGCTTAGTTCATTTGATTCTCTAACTTCCCTGATTTACTTTTACTTCAAACTATCACgccagcattaaaaaaaaaacacatttttataacGAATGAGAAAAAAGAATGAAAGGCTCTAAGTAACCTAcctgtattaaaaatattttaggttTTCCAGCCAGAGATAAACATTTGTGACCTTTAAATGGTGCAACCATCTGTTCCACTTGTACCTTGTCGTCTGTCCCAAACACATACCCTTCTTCTCCATGTGTTAgaataacacacacaaaacaactaTTCTCTGAATGATCCAGCAAAGCAACTGTAATGCATAACAAGATGCAAATATTCAATTGAAGAAACTCTCCcataatacaaaatatattttaaaaacattaaaattataaagttttttgaaaattatttttgtaattacaaaaaaaagttaataatttACATTGCCTTTTCTTATGTTTtgtatgttaattttttttttttttgcacattttaatttctgtttaaaaatagttattaattttttttttttttaatttgagatttttttaaaataaataaaacttatctgaaaataaaattatttcacttaTATCAAGAGGCATGCAAATTAATTTATACCGGTACTGAAGTTAAACAATTGTATTACATATTAGTTAAACAACATAGGTACAAATAAAGTCACAGAAAACTAAAAGATATTTCACAAGTAATGAAGATTTAATCTctaatttaaatacaaagaaaactaaGTTTTTCACTTTCTAATAAAAAATGAGCATTGCCACTGTAATTTTAAGAAGCAACAATATGAACCCAAACCCACAACTACCTCTAAAAATAAGTAACATGCCATACAGCAAAATGGAACTTAGTTCATGCACTGACATTGAACTAAGgaaatatttacaatttattttgctacaaaaaaaaaaaataaatgcatagcttaaaatacatttattgttattaGTATAGCCACCTAATTTTTTagagctcaaaaaaaaaaattcaataaatcaTCAGAAAGTGACTGGTATGGGTTAAAGTTATTTAATGAAACAGTTGTAAGTCAACCTAATAATGGATTCAGTCTAACCAAAGTGAGATgtaacatacagaagaaataaaGTTAAAGCACAATACAAATAGATCTATCTTTGtgaagaaatttgtttttacccAGCATGCTTTAGAAAACTGTTGAAagaattaatattaatttattgaaaATACATACCCCCATGTATTAGAGctggggaaagggggagggtgAATGGGAGCTAGAATCCAGTTGATTATAAACTACTCCTCAATGGCATGTGTCTCAAATGGTCCCTAACAATGAATCAATGTGTCCTACAAAGTCTCTAACAATAAATCAATGTGTCCAAAATAGTCTTTAACAATGAATTATTGTGTCCTAAATAGTCTCTAACAATGATCATTGTGTCCTAAATAGTTTCTCACAATGAATCATTGTTCTAATTAGTCTCTAACAATGAATCATTGCATCCTAAATAGTTTCTAACAATGAATCATTGTTCTAAATAGTCTCTAACAATGAATCATTGTGTCCTAAATAGTTTCTAACAATGAATCATTGTTCTAAATAGTCTCTAACAATGAATCATTATGTCCTAAATAGTCTCTAACAATAAAATTTGTAGCCAGTCTTACAgcagactcattttcttgtctctttttggtaaatattctcatcaaaCTATTGTAGGCATAGTTTAACAATCATTTATTGgcagctcaaaccaagaatgccatcttattttattcttttttattaaaaaaaaaaagaagagtccTTGTAagcacaacaaatttccaattAGGATCAATAAAACAATCTTGTCTTAGTGTTAGTCTTATATGTTTTGGTGTTATGGCGATAAATAAAATGTCCTTTAAAAAgagccacactttctttgcaaaaaacaaatatgttggcttattatcagtACCACAATACATCAAAGAAAGAATAAGAGGagaggggattttctacactttgtgctggGCCGGATGGATCCACGTTGCGGTCCAGATCTTAGGCTAATGCATGCACCATAAAAAGGAAACTTTGGTGCGGCAGCAAAATCATCTCATAAGGGCCATGAAAACAAAAGAGgcaatactattttttaaaaatgcctttcttgttaaatgttaatttaaggAGTACCTTTTCTCATGTGATCTATCATTTGGAATGCAGTCAGGTCATTCAAAGTGACAACATTTTCAAAGCCTATAGTTTTCAGCAGATCTTTCATATTAGCTGCATCCACATCTGTTCCAGTTCTAGTGTTCATTCCAGTTCTTGGATGgaaatttttgttgttgattatCACAGCCATACCCATATTTTTGTAGTTCATTCTGTATCTGTCTGAGTTATAGTCTGATTCTGGTGCAACAGAGGGAAAAGTAGAAGCTCTGTATGTAGGAACAGAAACAGTAATGTTAGAAGCACAAGCAATTAATCTTACTGAAACTAAGAAAATGACAGTGAAAATTaactgatttatttttttgctttatatattagatatgtgtgtacttacaacttagaaaaatgtGATAGCTAGCtatgtataatgtcttttaagtCACATTTACACAGTTAAtcatacatttacatttcatttttttacactTCCAATTGAGGAACTTCAACAAAAGTTAGCAGCttctcaaaataatttttacaatttcttttacatcacaacatttcaccacaaatgtacagttctatttaatgtgaagtatttaactgttgCCTACtattccggaactgtggaactagcttactagttatTGTGACTGCTTTCAAATTAAAGACAGCATATATTACCAATTAGGATAATcttcttttactttaaaaatttttaaatagcatGTATAACAATGTTTCTTTAACCTGTTCATaataagaatcagaagtttcaataatttatatagatatttagatatttaaaaaaaaaaatatatatatgaatttttacatatataatttttgtgCAAACCTAATATTTGTATATGATCACGGGCAGCATAAAAAGATCCTTTGGACGCATATGACCAGCGTTCCATAATTTACCCACCCCTGGTCTACTATCAAAAGTGTTATTGTTCATCTTTCTAAGTTAAAAGGGATTTTCATGACTAATGTTAATCACAGTTACCTATTTGGttacatattgttttttttaaggtcaggtttagatctatatttataagacttctcttcaagcaataaaatacagtaaaaTAAGGCATACCTAATAGAGAAATGTAGGGACAATACAATGGAGTCTacagaaaaactaaaaaaaatgaagaaaaagatGAATAAAATAAACGATTTCAAGAATGCTAAAATGAAGAATTcagcattaatttgttttattttatgattGAATTAGTCTATAATGTTTAAGGCACATTTATATCATGGTGTTTGTAAAATGGCACCTTCATGTCATAGAGTGAAAGTTCaagactttgtttttaaatcaaagtaaTTAAAGTAAAGGTACcgttttcagaccttgcgatctatagggggAAGATGATAACCCTAacccatctgtttctatggcagaAGGGAATCCTAAAAATTCAGGAGCTAATAATCACAGTCATCATTGTGATTTGAACTAGAGATCCCTTGGTCGGGAAGCCAAGCTTCCAGACTCAGCCTTGGTAAAGATATTAATTTGTTCCACAAACAGAAgcacttagaaattttattttgctaaaAAGTGCATATATAACATTATCACAAACCTTTCAAAAACACATTGCTTATCAACAATTTATATATTCTACAACCATTTATGAATTatccaaataatttttttttagatttaaaatttacacacacagcaaaataaacaaatagctGCCGCAATTCAATAACAGAACCACTAAATGTacttaaatttgaaaaagtaaaatagaACTCTCTCATAGTCttgattttttatattatttttgtgtgtgtatatagatAAATGTCAAATAGATaccttaatattttttaaaaattaaacaatgtatttgtatatttactTATAATTTTAGATACCATAAAAAGCAGTAATAATTAACACCtctaacaaaatacaaataaaggaGACAATACTATTTCAAGGCTAATGAGCCACATTCAAAACATATGCATCAGCATTATACATATTGGTCTTACCGTGTCCTTATTGAAGGGAGAGCATCAGTCACATCTCTTGCTTCCATTGTACTCATCTCACTCTTTCtgcatgaaaaacaaaatttaattttgtaaaaaatctatattgctaaaataaattaaaatcacaagaaattaatttatataattgtTCTGAGCTTGCATAAGAaggtttataaaatatattttgctttaGTAGCTATGAGAATAATAATATTACAGACTGGGCATGTAGAATGTATAAAGAAGTGGCATGCATTCGCTATGAAAAAGAGATTTGTTCTTAATAGTGATACATAGCATTAAATTGCTTTTTCTAAGCTTTCCAATAATAGacatatataaagatataatcTAAAAAGATTTACAGTCTATAGTTTATATTGTAGTTCTAGTCAGTGAATCtcgtaaataattgttttttaaacctagatttagattttatcaTGACCATGTAGACTATATTGTAGACCATATGTTTTATCACATACAGTAATCTGTTGTTTATGTTAAaaatttcagatgttccttcagaactgaaaattaaattttacatcTTCGTCTtataatgtgtgtatgtgtgcacacacacacataataatctttattacattccaacccttcattcttttggaagatgTTTATATAGTTTCCTAAAATAGATTCTCCCTGGAGTTAGTAGAAAGATTGTAGACACCCAGACATTGCCAGCCCAGGAGTCTGGGGGAGTGCTGTGAGCTCCCTCAGCAGAGTCCGGGGCAGAGCCTTGATGTTAAGCCCTATTTCCGGTAggtatttaaaatgaaaaaattgcatatattctgaggtatctacagtgcattatcctgctattaaaaaatattagttcaaaaaccaaatctctGATAttttactgcactttattaatttaatgaaaCCCAACAACTAGTAGAAATTTTTAACCCCttcttggctatgctcatagaattttgcaACTGTAACTTGCTTTAATTTTACATTGAAGAGGGCGGTTtctagcttcaaaccccgccggaggggggttttaaactcaaaaaccctctTGGCTAAGCTAAAAAATCTGATGACtgttgtatgctttagtcttatattgaagagggttttattatttttaataaaaatttggaggagttttaaactcaaaatccccctaGGCTAcactcatggaatttggtgactgtcatttgcattattttttgttttatagaagagaggggattttaacctcaaaacccctttggccctggagggggattttaaactgaaaacccccCTTCACTCCCTTGGCTGCACCGAGGCAAGCGATGGTTTAACAAtaaaatctcatctaaaataaacaaaaaaaattatagcaaAAAATCAATCACAAACTGGGATGTGTGTTTGAACCACCAAactccctctccccccccccccaactactATACTAGATTTCCTACTTAGCCCTAGTGACGcctagtctagtctagagtctaagACTAAGAGTAGACAGTAGAGTCAATAGATCCAAGTAATAAGAGTAAGTTCAGTAAGtaagagtgacagagagagttctagacttctagactagttctagtCTATAACTATAACACTAGATTTAGAGTT is part of the Biomphalaria glabrata chromosome 2, xgBioGlab47.1, whole genome shotgun sequence genome and harbors:
- the LOC106055843 gene encoding caspase-3-like; amino-acid sequence: MSTMEARDVTDALPSIRTRASTFPSVAPESDYNSDRYRMNYKNMGMAVIINNKNFHPRTGMNTRTGTDVDAANMKDLLKTIGFENVVTLNDLTAFQMIDHMRKVALLDHSENSCFVCVILTHGEEGYVFGTDDKVQVEQMVAPFKGHKCLSLAGKPKIFLIQACRGTELDPGVEVPDGMEIEMEEEVRRIPTEADFLMAYSVVPGYFAWRNSTRGSWFIQAVYDVIKTNWKTMDLLTMMTRVNKKVAYDFQSNANKEHMNNKKQIPCITSMLTKDVFFYQ